GTCTGTCGAACTCTTCACGGGGAAAGCGTCCTTTCTCAACTTTTTCTTCGAGTTGAATCATACGCATTGGCTCACCATCTACCAATGGAACTACGTCAGGACGTTGGAATTGCCCCATTTGCATGTTTACAATGACTAACCCTGAGTCTTTTACTTTTTCTTCTATCCCTTGAAAGAACTCGCGGGTCTGCTTTTCATGCACCTCAATTATTTCGTTTTTGCGTGCGATATATTCCTGACTCTCAAAGAGTTGCGGCACTTCTCGTTTAATATTTTCAAGGAAATCGTGGACATCTTTTTTGAAAACAGATCCTTCTCCTGCCGCCATTCTGATTAGTATTGGAGATTCTTCAGATTTAAAATTATTTACGTAAAGGATATCGTCTGGGATTGTGTCGGATTTTGAAAGATCTTTGAGTAGCTTTTTTACTGTGGCTTGTTTTCCGGTGCCTGCTGGCCCGGTAACGAAAATATTGTACCCTTTCATGGGCATTCCCATGCCGAATTTAAAAGCCTCGACGCCTCGGCTCTGGCCTATAATGTCATCGCCTCTGACAAGGTCCTGTGTGGATTCGAATTTCAGCTCATCAGGAGCTAGGGTCCATCTCAGCTGCTCCAGTTTAAGCTCTCTGCTATCAATTGTAGAAGTCATGACTGCTCTCCGTATTGAGGTCTATTCAGATGTTATCGATATGTTTTTCTGGGGTTTGATGATGCATTTTGACAGCACAATTTTAAGCATGCCGTCTTTAAAAGAGGCATTTACATTGTCAGGATCAACTCGGCAGGGGAGGGGGATTTTTTTTCTGAAATGACTTGTTTTTTTGCCGCCGTGGAAAGTAACATTTTTTTCTCCTGAAATTGTCATGGAGGTCTCGGTTACGGTAACTCCGAGGTCTTCTGCGTGAAAACCGGGCATGGTGGTTTTTACTACAAAAGCTCCTTCGACTTCTTCCATTTCTGTTCTTGGGGTGCAGTCAATTATTCCGCATACAGATGGGATGCCGTAGTCAACGCACAGGCTGTCAAAAAGCCTATCCATGTCGTTTTTGAGTTTTTCAAGTTCTCGGCTTCCCCACGAAGTAAGATTAGGCATTTACAATCTCCTTGGTATAACAAGTGGGAGTATTAGTTATAGATAAACTAACATATGGCTGAAAAGATTAGCAACTGCTTTAATTAGAAATGTTGTTTTATTCTGTTTTTATCAATATGTTGATATTTCATGAGATAATGATCGTTGTGGGCGTAGTTAGTTCAGATTTTAATACATATGCAGAATGAAGTTGTGTTTTAGTTATTTTTCCATCTTGCATGTTCAGTAATCATAAGATATTTGGATCATCTCTTCGGGGTTGAAAAGAGAGTATAAGAAACAAAAAATTGAGGAGTAACACATGAAAAGATTATTAGTGATTCTTATGGTTGTTATGATGTTGGCCTTCGCAGTCATGGCTCAGGCTTCAGATGATTCCTGGAACACTGTTAAAAATAACGGCAAGCTCACAATCGGACTTGATGATGCTTTCCCTCCAATGGGTTTTCGTCAAGATAACGGCAAACTAGTCGGTTTTGATATTGATGCGGCTGAAGAAGTCGGTAAACGTCTTGGTGTCAAAATTGTATGGCAGCCAACTGCATGGGACGGTGTTATCCACTCTCTCAATTCAAAAAAATTCGACTGTATCTGGAATGGTATGACTATTACAGCTGAACGTCAGGCTAAGGTTCTTTTTACAAAACCTTACATCATGGACGGTCAGATTGCAGTTGTTGCTATGGGCAACAAAGACATCAAGTCTGCTAAAGAACTTGCTGGCAAAGTTGTGGGTGTTCAGAAAGGTTCCCCTGCTCTTGAAGCTGCAAAATCTTTGAAACCAGCTCCTTCTGAAATTCGTGAATACGATACCAACCCTAAAGCTTTCCTTGACCTCGAATCAGGTCGTTTAACAGCTGTTGTTGTTGATAATATTGCTGGCCGTTACTACATGGCTGCTCGTCCTGGTAAGTACATGGGCCTTCCTGGTTACATTACCAACGAAGCTTTCGGTGTTGCTTTCCGCAAGGCTGACGTTTCTCTCGAAGAAAAAGTTCAGGCAACAATTGATGCTATGATCGCTGACGGAACAATGGGTAAGATCTCCCGCAAATGGTTCGGTGAAGATGTCACCAATCCTTCTAAATGGTAGGATATGACTATTTTAGTTAATAGATTCGGAAAGGGTGGGGCTTTATTGGCCTCGCTCTTTCTTCTTTTTACTCTTCTGGCTTCTCCCGCAGTTTCGTCTGCCGGAGGAGAGTCTGACGCGATCCTTAAAGAGGCTCGTGATGCGCTAGCACTTGGTCATATTGATCAGGCGCAAGTGCTTTTTGCACAGGTTCCCGCGCCCGGCCCTGACGGTGATGACGGTGAATTTGTGTATTCGCGCATGCAGCTTGCGAGACTCTATTTTTCTATGAAAAATATGAGCAAAGCCAAAGCTTCTGCCGAAGAAATTACGGCAGTTTATCCCGATAATGCCGAAGCCAAAAATTTCATCGCATCTGTTGAGCGATCTGTAAGGCCTGAATGGCGCCAAGTCGTTGATGACTGCATTCGCTTTCTGCCTTCGCTTCTAAAAGGTGCGAGCATGACGCTTATCCTCGTATTCTTTACGATGATAGTTTCTCCCATCGGCGGGCTTCTTATTGCGCTCGGAAAACTCAGCAAGACTCAGCCTTTTTCAGGAATCAGTTGGTTCATAATCTGGTTCTTTCGCGGGACTCCGCTCCTGCTGCAACTTTTCTTTATCTATTACGGTTTGCCGGCTATCGGGATAACTTTGTCGCCGCTGGCTTCTGCTTTAATAGGGCTTGGGATTAATTATTCAGCTTATCTTGCTGAAATTATTCGTGCCGGTATTCTGTCTATTGATCATGGTCAGACTGAAGCTGCTAAAGCTATCGGCATGACGTATTCCCAGACAATGAGACGAGTCATAATTCCGCAGACGTACAAAAGAATTATACCTCCTTGTGCCAATGAATTTATCGCTCTTATCAAGGACACAGCTCTTGTCTCTACCATTGCTATGGTCGAACTTATGCGTGCGGCAGATCAGATGTTTAACGCATATTTTAATATTACTGTGCTTGTCCTTGCTGCATTTATTTACCTTATTTTCACAACCGCATTCACCTTGCTTTTCGAAAAAATCGAATACAAGGTGGGAGTATACGAAAGGCGCTAAATGGAAACCATTTTAGAATTAAAACAGGTTGTTAAGCGTTTCGGTTCGCTCACGGCTGTGAATCATATTGACCTGAAAATTAAACGTGGTGAGAAAGTAGTTATTGTCGGCCCTAGCGGGTCTGGTAAATCTACTCTTTTGCGTACTATGAATTTTCTGGAAACAATTGATTCCGGTGAAATTTTGTTTGAGAAACAGCCTTGCGGGTACGTCACACGCGCCGGTAACCTTGTTCTTGATACGCAAAAGAAACTTTGCGCGCTTCGTTCTGAAATCGGGATGGTTTTTCAGCAGTTTAATCTTTTTCCGCACATGACAGTTCTTGAAAATGTGATGGAAGGGCAGATTACTGTTTTGAAAAAAAGCAAGGCGGAAGCGGAAGATACTGCATACAAAATGCTTGAAAAAGTAGGACTTCCTGACAGATCTAGCGTTTATCCCATAACTCTTTCAGGTGGACAGATGCAGCGTGTTGCTATCGCTCGCGCCCTTGCAATGAAACCTAAAATGATGCTTTTTGATGAGCCTACTTCCGCACTCGATCCTGAACTTGTCGGCGAGGTTTTTGATACGATTCGTTCACTCGCTGATGAGGGGATGACTATGGTCATCGTTACTCATAATATGGGATTTGCCCGCGAAGTTGCTGATACTGTGATCTTCATGGAGCAGGGTGATTTTATTGCGCAAGGTACGCCGCATGAGTTCTTCTCAGTTGACGAAATTCATCCTAGAATTAGTGAGTTTTTAGATAAGCTTTTATAAGCTTGTTTTACTGACTTTCCCTGTAAAAGGGCTAGCATTGATATCAGGAACGGTTGTGGATTTATCCGCAACCGTTTTATTTTGGCTCAATTACTTTTGTTATACTTGCAGTTATGGTCGCGCTGATTTATTCATCATAAGTAATGAATAAAATAATATCAGACTTTTATAGGGTTTTTATCCATCCCGTTGATCCTGGCTTGTTTATGACTAAGTATGCGGCTAAATCGGTTGTCGCGTGCGTGATAGCTTTAATCTTAGCCCATTTCGCAGGCATAGCCGGGAAAGATCTTGCGTGGAGTGTTTACGGTTCGGTGGTCGTTGTTCTTTTCAGGGCTGGTAGCACTTTAAAAAAGCGTAAAATTGTTGCCGCAACTCTATGCTTCGCTTTGGCTTTTCTCGTTCCAATCTCAACCTACATTGCCAGTTATTCGATACTTTCAGTGTTTTATCTGTTTATTATCTCTTTTTTGGTCTTTTTTGCCCCAGCGATTGCCGGATCCGCTGCTACAACAGGGGTTGCGGTATTGATCGTTAATCTGATCGCATTTAATTCTCCTGATCTTTTCAGTGTGGGGCTTTACCGCTCTGGATGCATCCTTTTCGGCGGGACCATTTCATACATTGTAATTTTTTATTTGTGGCCTATGCATCCTGATAAGATTCTTTCGAAAGCTGGCGGTTTGGCTTTGTCCGATATCGGAGATTATTTTCGCGCAGTCGCAAGGGCTGGCGGGAGCAAGAAGGATCAAGAAGAACTTACAATTATACATGAAAGATCGGTGGAATCTCTTAGGCGCTACAGGCGTTTCATGGAAGCCATGAATATTGATCCTGTTAAAGAGCTTGGAACATATGAGGGGCCTTCGGCTCTTTATGCATTGCTTATAAGGATGCTTGAGGCTGTTGTTGGGCTTTCAAACAGCACTCATTTTGCAAAACACAGTACGATATTTTCCGGGTTGAGACTTAAATTTTCACAGCTGGCTTTAGAGAGTTCTGTTATTTTTGATTTGCTTGCAGTTAACGTTTCTACGGGTAAAGGGCAGGTTGACCTAAGTGAACTTAATAATGGAATTTCCGCTCTTGAACGGGAATTGCTGGATCTTGGTGCATATAAAAACGATGAAGGGCTGCGTGATGAGTTTCTCGAAGCTTGGGGCGCACTGTATGGTCTGCGCAATTTATGTTTAGAGTTTGACGAAATGAGTCGCATTAATGTTGGAGGTGCAGCTAAATGATGAAAGAAGCACTTCGCACATTCAGGAAAGAATTTCGTTTGGATTCAGCTCCATTTCGGCACGCTGTGCGCGCTGCTATTGCCATTACTGTGGCTGTTGTCGCTTCAAGTTTTCTCGAACTCAGACATGCAGTATGGCTCCCCATAAGTGTTATCGTCATAATGCGTCCTTCGGTTGGTGGAACTTTGCGGCTTGGTTGGCGCAGGCTTTGGGGGACTGTTCTCGGAGCGTTATTAGGAATTCTTATTTTATTTTTTGATCCTGGAAATCAGGTGTTGATTGGGCTTATCGTTCTTTCATTCTTTTTGATGATTCTGATCAGAGTTTATAGTTATACCGCATTTTCATGTTTTCTTACTGCCGCCGTAATTTTGCTTTTAGGGCTTATTTTCGTCGATGGATGGCAGTTTGGACTGGAGAGAATTCTTGATACTGTGCTTGGACTCGGCATTGGGGTTGCGGCTTCTTTCGGTGTCTGGCCTAATATGGCCAGGAAAAATCTGCGGACTAAAATGACCGTTCTTATTCATGCGCAGGCTGTTCATTTTGAAAAGTTAACTCAATCCTACCTTGAAGGAGGAGTCAGTGAGAGCGAACTTGTTACAACTCGAATTGAGGCTGCGCAAGAACTTGATATTTGTGCCGAGGCTTTCCGTGAAGCTTGCGCGGAGCCGGGGCTAAGGGCATGGCAACGCGACAATTTAACCCGGCTCATAAGAGTTTTTACCCGTATGCATAGTTTGCTTATGGCTATGTCGACCATCATCCGTAGAGGTTATGGAGGACCGCTTCCTCCTATTGCTGAAGGCATGATAAAGATTTTGCATATGACACAGGAACATTATGAGTGGCTGGAAGATTACGCGCTGAATTCTGATAATTGCATGATTCATCCTGATTTCGAGGTCGTAGTTAACGAGTTCATGGTAGCTGTGGGTGATGCCCGCATTCGAGGTGACTTTGAAGACGTGCCGCTTGAAAGGCGGAATAATATTTCAGCTTTTATCTGGAACATCCGTTCTCTGGGCGGAGAAATTAATCGTGCGGGTAGACGATTATGTGAGCTTCGTTACGGGAGGAATGAATAAATGAAAATTCCACAAGAGGGAAATATGAACGAGAATCCATACACTTTTGATCGCGTGGTCCGATTGGTACTTTTTGCGCTGACAGTTTGGATTATTGTACGTTTGTTGACTGTTTTAAGTGACGCACTGGTTCCTTTTGTCGTTGCGTTGACTATGGCTTATCTGCTCAATCCGCTGGTGAATATTGTAGGTCGATTTATAAAAAATAGAACTGCGGCAGTTGTTTTTACTTTAATTGCGTTGTTTGTCCCTGCTATAAAATTACTATGGATGGGGCTGGGCGTGGTCGGTTCCGAACTTGGTCGCACCGGTAGAATGCTTGCCACAATCGTTAATGATTCTGCAATTGCTGCGCGCGCTGCGGAATTTTTCCCCACAGATATTTGGCAACAGATTATGGATCTTTCAAAGCAGGACGGAGTGCGTCAGTTTTTAAGTGAGGCTGGTGTTGTTGATTTGCTAAAGGGGTCTGCTCAAAAATTGTTGCCCGGCATTTGGAATCTGGTGAGCGGCTCGGCCCAATCATTAGTTGCCCTTGCCGGTGTTTTTGTAATTATCCTTTATTTGGTGTTTCTACTGGCTGATTTTGAAAAATTAGGATTATGGCGGACGCAGATACCAAACAAATATCAAGAGCGTGTGTGTTCATTTATTGATGAGTTTACAAATATTACTAATCGCTATTTCCGTACTCAAGCACTGATTGCTTGCATCGTAGGATGTTTGTTCGCTACCGGATTTATGATCATTGGGCTTCCCTTAGCTATATTTTTGGGTTTGCTAATCGGAGCGCTTAACATGGTTCCGTATCTGCAAATGGCAGGAATCATCCCGGCCTTTCTGCTTGCCGGAGTGAATGCGCTGGCAACGGGTGGCAATATCTGGATGGGACTTGGCGGAGTGGCGGCAGTCTTCGCGGTAGTGCAAGTTTTTCAGGATGCAGTGCTGGTGCCGAAGCTTCAAGGCGAAAGCCTAGGGCTTTCACCATGGATGATATTGCTCTCCCTATCCATATGGGGGCAGTTGCTAGGATTTTTAGGACTAGTAATGGCATTGCCGCTGAGTTGTATGGCCCTTGCGGTTTATCGGCAGTATGTGGCTGAGCGTGTAAAGTTAAGCATAAAAATTTAATCTTGTTGCAGAGAATCTTTCAATGGCTTAAGCTAATGGGCCTTTTGTATTTATTGATTTAATAAAGCTATATCGTATGATTATTTGCATTAAACCTTGGGAGTTTGTTGGACAAAATAATTCATATGTGCGAAGTTTTGAGCATAGTTAGGCTCTAGAATAGAAGCCTTCTCTCAGACTTTGATTTCTATATTTAAAATGAGTTTTATTTATATACAGGATCTTAGCTCTTTTTTTTAGAGGGCTGATGTTGAGGTAAAGGAGAATTTTTTAGTGATAAACGTTGTAGTTATTGATGATTCGGCCTTTATGCGTAAGGCCATCAGTACTATGCTGGAGAAAGATCCCGGCATAAAAGTGGTGGCTACTGCTCGTGATGGTGAGGAAGGTCTCAAAAAGATCAGGACTCATAATCCTGATGTTGTCACTTTAGACATTGAGATGCCTAAGATGGATGGACTGACGGCTCTACGTCATATTATGATGGAGATGCCACGCCCTGTGATAATGGTTAGTTCCTTAACCACTGAAGGTGCCGAGTCGACTTTGAAAGCAATGGATCTCGGAGCTGTAGACTTTATTCCCAAGCAACTTTCCAAGGTTTCTCTTGATATTATTAAGATAGAGACGGACCTAATTTCAAAGGTAAAAATTGTCGCTCGCCGTAAGATGCGCCCTGTTCCTAGAATGCGCCCAGCTGCAAGGCGAGCTCCTGTCGCTGCCCCTAGGCTACGCGCTGGGAGACCTAAGAGAGATATAGTGATGATTGGTGTTTCTACTGGTGGCCCACCGGCGGTACAGAAGATTCTGTCATCATTACCAAAAGATTTTCCTGCGGGGATTGTAATTGCTCAGCATATGCCTAAAGCATTTACTGGCCCGTTTGCTAATAGGCTTAATAGCGTTAGTCAGATTTCAGTGAAGGAAGCAGAAACAGGTGACAGGCTTTTACCTGGACACGCGTTTGTTGCTCCTGGCGGATCTCATTTGATGATTGATCAGAAAATAAGCAGAATTGAATTGATAGTTACACCTGAACCGAAAGAGGCTCTTTATAAACCCTCAGCAAACGTTTTGGCTACATCCGTTGCCAATGCTGTCGGGCGTAGAGCTTTAGGCGTTATTCTTACCGGAATGGGGAATGACGGGCGAGACGGTATTCGGGATTTGAAAAACAAGGGTGGACGGGCGATTGCTCAGAGTGACTCCTCTTGTGTAGTATATGGTATGCCTAAGGCTATAGTTGATGATGGGCTGGCCGACGAAATTGTTGATATTGATGATATGGCGGAAGCAATTATCAAGAACCTTTATTTGTAATCAGAAGAGTAGAAAGGCTTGTATTGGCAAATCTGCTTAACGGCTTTCGAAAACATGAGGGATAGGCAATGACGGATTGTGCTAAAGTTATAGAAGATCTGAAAAATGAAGACAATGAAATTGTCCGCGAGGCCGCTTTTCAAGCTGGAGAGTTTGCCTGCGAGGAGGCTGTCCCCTTGCTGGCGGAGCTTCTGAAGGCTAATCATCTTGGATTGCAGGAAGCGGCTGACCATGCCCTTCGTAGTATAGGTGGTAAGAGTACTGTTTTGGCGGTTATTCCGTTGTTGCGGTCAGACGATGCTCCTGCTCGAAATCTTTCTATGGATATACTACGTGAAGTAGGAGCGCAGGATTTTCCTTCTCTTGTTTCTTTGATTCATGACGATGATCCGGATATAAGAATTTTTGCTACAGATATTTTAGGTTCTTCAGATAGCTTTATGGCTGTCGAACCTCTGTGTGATGCGCTGCTCAAAGATCCTGAGGTCAATGTGCGCTATCAGGCCGCGGTCAGTCTTGGTGATCTTGAAAATCCAGCAGCTGCGAAGTGTTTGAACAAGGCCATGCAGGATGATGAGTGGGTTCAGTACGCTGTAATTGAAGCTCTTGCTAAAATTAAACATTCCAGCTCTGTTGATGCTTTGGTCAAGGCTCTTAATACGAGTTCTGATCTTGTAGCATCCATGATCATTGATGCTCTCGGTGAGGTTGGTAATATTAAGGCTGTGACTATGCTGTTGCGTCACCTTGATACTTCTGCCACTGCGCTTCGAAATAAAATAGTTAAGGCCATTGTTGGTATTTTGGGTGGAAAATCTCTTAAGCTTTTGTCAGCAACCGAACGTGAAAAGCTCAGAGAATACATGCTCGTTGCGCTTAAAGATGAAGATGAAGAAATTCAAGATGCTGCGATTATCGGTCTGAGTTACGTCGGTGGAGAAAAGGCTACTGCGGAAGTTCTTCAACTTGCCAGTGCACTTGATCCAGACCGTGATACAGATAGGCTTGCTGCTATAGTTGAAAATCTTTCGAACTTAAGTCTTAATAAGTCGCTGATTGAAGCTCTAAATAGTGATGTTTATAAGAAGTCTGCTATTGCTATCGAGGTTCTTTCAAGGCTTGAAGGAACGGAAGTTTCACAGGTCCTTATGGATGCTTTTGAAGGCAAGGAAAGAGATCTTAAACGCGCTATTCTAGAGTCTCTTGCTAATACTGGTGGCCCTGAAGCTAAGGATTTCTTCGTGTCCGTTTTAGAAAATGAACAAGACGGTTCCATGCTTAAATCGGCGATTTACTTCTTAGGGCAGAAGCTTGGACTTCGCGAGGAAGCTGATAAAATTTTCTCCTTGCTTAGTCATTCCTATGATGACGTTAAGGAAGCCGCACTGGATGCGTGTGTTTCTATCGGCGGTGATGAAATTAATCAAAAGTTTATTGATCTTTATAAAAGTGATGAGCCGATAGATAGGCTCATGTCTGTCTTTGC
This is a stretch of genomic DNA from Maridesulfovibrio frigidus DSM 17176. It encodes these proteins:
- a CDS encoding HEAT repeat domain-containing protein → MTDCAKVIEDLKNEDNEIVREAAFQAGEFACEEAVPLLAELLKANHLGLQEAADHALRSIGGKSTVLAVIPLLRSDDAPARNLSMDILREVGAQDFPSLVSLIHDDDPDIRIFATDILGSSDSFMAVEPLCDALLKDPEVNVRYQAAVSLGDLENPAAAKCLNKAMQDDEWVQYAVIEALAKIKHSSSVDALVKALNTSSDLVASMIIDALGEVGNIKAVTMLLRHLDTSATALRNKIVKAIVGILGGKSLKLLSATEREKLREYMLVALKDEDEEIQDAAIIGLSYVGGEKATAEVLQLASALDPDRDTDRLAAIVENLSNLSLNKSLIEALNSDVYKKSAIAIEVLSRLEGTEVSQVLMDAFEGKERDLKRAILESLANTGGPEAKDFFVSVLENEQDGSMLKSAIYFLGQKLGLREEADKIFSLLSHSYDDVKEAALDACVSIGGDEINQKFIDLYKSDEPIDRLMSVFAMGKLDAAGNLELIQQALEDEVPDVRKIALEALADCTTGMESLELVVSRLNDENRDVRLTVIELMGQCYQAEVIPYIVQALQDDDDWVQIRAVEALGNHREEGALTQLIPMLDSPNKLVVLKVVEALGTIGGTLAFQSLLEASNAGGDPEIMQAAEEAIFKIQENQGERN
- a CDS encoding Hsp20/alpha crystallin family protein produces the protein MPNLTSWGSRELEKLKNDMDRLFDSLCVDYGIPSVCGIIDCTPRTEMEEVEGAFVVKTTMPGFHAEDLGVTVTETSMTISGEKNVTFHGGKKTSHFRKKIPLPCRVDPDNVNASFKDGMLKIVLSKCIIKPQKNISITSE
- a CDS encoding amino acid ABC transporter ATP-binding protein, with translation METILELKQVVKRFGSLTAVNHIDLKIKRGEKVVIVGPSGSGKSTLLRTMNFLETIDSGEILFEKQPCGYVTRAGNLVLDTQKKLCALRSEIGMVFQQFNLFPHMTVLENVMEGQITVLKKSKAEAEDTAYKMLEKVGLPDRSSVYPITLSGGQMQRVAIARALAMKPKMMLFDEPTSALDPELVGEVFDTIRSLADEGMTMVIVTHNMGFAREVADTVIFMEQGDFIAQGTPHEFFSVDEIHPRISEFLDKLL
- a CDS encoding amino acid ABC transporter permease (The N-terminal region of this protein, as described by TIGR01726, is a three transmembrane segment that identifies a subfamily of ABC transporter permease subunits, which specificities that include histidine, arginine, glutamine, glutamate, L-cystine (sic), the opines (in Agrobacterium) octopine and nopaline, etc.); the protein is MTILVNRFGKGGALLASLFLLFTLLASPAVSSAGGESDAILKEARDALALGHIDQAQVLFAQVPAPGPDGDDGEFVYSRMQLARLYFSMKNMSKAKASAEEITAVYPDNAEAKNFIASVERSVRPEWRQVVDDCIRFLPSLLKGASMTLILVFFTMIVSPIGGLLIALGKLSKTQPFSGISWFIIWFFRGTPLLLQLFFIYYGLPAIGITLSPLASALIGLGINYSAYLAEIIRAGILSIDHGQTEAAKAIGMTYSQTMRRVIIPQTYKRIIPPCANEFIALIKDTALVSTIAMVELMRAADQMFNAYFNITVLVLAAFIYLIFTTAFTLLFEKIEYKVGVYERR
- a CDS encoding protein-glutamate methylesterase/protein-glutamine glutaminase, coding for MINVVVIDDSAFMRKAISTMLEKDPGIKVVATARDGEEGLKKIRTHNPDVVTLDIEMPKMDGLTALRHIMMEMPRPVIMVSSLTTEGAESTLKAMDLGAVDFIPKQLSKVSLDIIKIETDLISKVKIVARRKMRPVPRMRPAARRAPVAAPRLRAGRPKRDIVMIGVSTGGPPAVQKILSSLPKDFPAGIVIAQHMPKAFTGPFANRLNSVSQISVKEAETGDRLLPGHAFVAPGGSHLMIDQKISRIELIVTPEPKEALYKPSANVLATSVANAVGRRALGVILTGMGNDGRDGIRDLKNKGGRAIAQSDSSCVVYGMPKAIVDDGLADEIVDIDDMAEAIIKNLYL
- a CDS encoding FUSC family protein, with amino-acid sequence MMKEALRTFRKEFRLDSAPFRHAVRAAIAITVAVVASSFLELRHAVWLPISVIVIMRPSVGGTLRLGWRRLWGTVLGALLGILILFFDPGNQVLIGLIVLSFFLMILIRVYSYTAFSCFLTAAVILLLGLIFVDGWQFGLERILDTVLGLGIGVAASFGVWPNMARKNLRTKMTVLIHAQAVHFEKLTQSYLEGGVSESELVTTRIEAAQELDICAEAFREACAEPGLRAWQRDNLTRLIRVFTRMHSLLMAMSTIIRRGYGGPLPPIAEGMIKILHMTQEHYEWLEDYALNSDNCMIHPDFEVVVNEFMVAVGDARIRGDFEDVPLERRNNISAFIWNIRSLGGEINRAGRRLCELRYGRNE
- a CDS encoding amino acid ABC transporter substrate-binding protein translates to MKRLLVILMVVMMLAFAVMAQASDDSWNTVKNNGKLTIGLDDAFPPMGFRQDNGKLVGFDIDAAEEVGKRLGVKIVWQPTAWDGVIHSLNSKKFDCIWNGMTITAERQAKVLFTKPYIMDGQIAVVAMGNKDIKSAKELAGKVVGVQKGSPALEAAKSLKPAPSEIREYDTNPKAFLDLESGRLTAVVVDNIAGRYYMAARPGKYMGLPGYITNEAFGVAFRKADVSLEEKVQATIDAMIADGTMGKISRKWFGEDVTNPSKW
- a CDS encoding aluminum activated malate transporter family protein is translated as MTKYAAKSVVACVIALILAHFAGIAGKDLAWSVYGSVVVVLFRAGSTLKKRKIVAATLCFALAFLVPISTYIASYSILSVFYLFIISFLVFFAPAIAGSAATTGVAVLIVNLIAFNSPDLFSVGLYRSGCILFGGTISYIVIFYLWPMHPDKILSKAGGLALSDIGDYFRAVARAGGSKKDQEELTIIHERSVESLRRYRRFMEAMNIDPVKELGTYEGPSALYALLIRMLEAVVGLSNSTHFAKHSTIFSGLRLKFSQLALESSVIFDLLAVNVSTGKGQVDLSELNNGISALERELLDLGAYKNDEGLRDEFLEAWGALYGLRNLCLEFDEMSRINVGGAAK
- a CDS encoding AI-2E family transporter, giving the protein MKIPQEGNMNENPYTFDRVVRLVLFALTVWIIVRLLTVLSDALVPFVVALTMAYLLNPLVNIVGRFIKNRTAAVVFTLIALFVPAIKLLWMGLGVVGSELGRTGRMLATIVNDSAIAARAAEFFPTDIWQQIMDLSKQDGVRQFLSEAGVVDLLKGSAQKLLPGIWNLVSGSAQSLVALAGVFVIILYLVFLLADFEKLGLWRTQIPNKYQERVCSFIDEFTNITNRYFRTQALIACIVGCLFATGFMIIGLPLAIFLGLLIGALNMVPYLQMAGIIPAFLLAGVNALATGGNIWMGLGGVAAVFAVVQVFQDAVLVPKLQGESLGLSPWMILLSLSIWGQLLGFLGLVMALPLSCMALAVYRQYVAERVKLSIKI